Proteins found in one Acidimicrobiia bacterium genomic segment:
- a CDS encoding NAD(P)/FAD-dependent oxidoreductase encodes MAEYDAVVIGSGPNGLAAAVVLAQSERRVLVIESSDRIGGGTRTDELTLPGFLHDVCSAIHPLGVASPFFREIGAGDWVDPEIPVAHPLDGGRVGALYRSLDDTVGGLATDGARYRRLVGRLVENAHDVIGQILGPLRIPPSHPVTLGRFGLPGLLPASTVVRGLQTDPARALYAGLAAHAIAPFNHPFTGAVASIFAVTAHVYGWPMVRGGSQRLAEELAARVVNGGGTVEMGRVIRSLDGIPPAPIVMLDVMPEAALRIGGHRLDGASRRRLGRRKTGPGAFKVDWALDGPIPWADEESGRAGTVHVGGTYEEVAAAEEAVHSGRHPDRPFVIVAQQSLFDQTRAPAGKHTAWGYCHVPARSDRDMTGSIEAQIERFAPGFRDLILARHVMGPTAFEDYNSNYVGGDIAGGAFGVRRILQFGETRPYRIGEGLYLCSSATPPGAGVHGMCGYHAARAAIKEASRSAG; translated from the coding sequence ATGGCTGAATACGACGCCGTGGTAATTGGTTCGGGTCCCAATGGTCTGGCTGCTGCCGTGGTTCTGGCGCAATCCGAAAGGCGGGTCCTGGTTATAGAGAGCTCGGACCGGATCGGCGGAGGAACGCGCACCGACGAGCTGACGCTGCCCGGTTTTCTGCACGACGTTTGCTCTGCGATTCACCCGCTCGGCGTGGCTTCGCCGTTCTTCCGCGAGATCGGCGCCGGCGACTGGGTCGATCCGGAGATTCCTGTTGCCCATCCGCTCGACGGTGGGCGCGTCGGTGCCCTCTATCGAAGCCTCGATGACACCGTCGGAGGTCTGGCAACGGACGGGGCGCGCTATCGCCGCCTTGTCGGCCGGCTCGTTGAGAATGCGCACGATGTGATTGGCCAGATACTCGGCCCTCTGCGAATACCTCCTTCGCATCCGGTGACCTTGGGTCGATTTGGCCTCCCGGGCCTTCTCCCTGCCTCGACGGTTGTGCGAGGTCTGCAGACCGACCCGGCCCGGGCGCTCTACGCCGGTCTGGCCGCTCATGCCATAGCTCCCTTCAACCACCCGTTTACGGGGGCCGTGGCATCGATTTTCGCGGTGACGGCGCACGTCTACGGTTGGCCGATGGTGCGGGGTGGCTCGCAGCGACTCGCCGAGGAATTGGCCGCCCGAGTCGTCAACGGTGGGGGAACCGTGGAGATGGGACGCGTCATCCGGTCGTTGGACGGGATCCCCCCGGCACCGATCGTCATGCTCGACGTGATGCCCGAGGCAGCTTTGCGCATCGGTGGCCATCGGTTGGATGGTGCGTCGAGGCGCCGTCTCGGCCGCCGGAAGACCGGACCCGGCGCGTTCAAGGTGGACTGGGCACTGGACGGCCCGATTCCGTGGGCAGACGAGGAAAGCGGACGGGCCGGAACCGTGCATGTCGGCGGGACCTATGAGGAGGTGGCGGCTGCCGAGGAGGCCGTCCATTCCGGCCGCCATCCCGATCGTCCCTTCGTCATCGTCGCCCAACAGTCGCTGTTCGACCAGACCCGGGCCCCCGCCGGCAAGCACACGGCCTGGGGGTACTGTCATGTACCCGCCCGATCGGATCGGGATATGACCGGATCGATCGAGGCACAAATCGAGCGCTTTGCCCCCGGGTTCCGTGATCTGATCCTGGCGAGACACGTGATGGGGCCCACCGCTTTCGAGGACTACAACTCCAATTACGTCGGAGGCGACATTGCCGGGGGAGCGTTCGGCGTCCGCCGGATCCTCCAGTTCGGGGAGACGAGACCCTATCGAATCGGCGAAGGTTTGTACTTATGTTCGTCTGCAACTCCGCCGGGCGCCGGCGTGCACGGCATGTGCGGATATCACGCGGCGCGGGCAGCCATCAAGGAGGCGTCCCGGTCGGCCGGGTAG
- a CDS encoding DNA-3-methyladenine glycosylase I, with product MANSSILLGEDGTARCRWAGSDPLYLSYHDTEWGFPSRDDTRLFEKLCLEGFQAGLAWITILRKRDNFRAAFSNFDIPTVASFGSDDVERLLGDAGIVRHRGKIESAISNAGRALTLIEEFGSLSSYVWGQAPPPQPAPRKLEDLPALTDASTALSKDLKRRGWSFVGPTTLYAFMQAMGLVNDHLAGCEIRSRIERPG from the coding sequence ATGGCGAATTCGAGCATTCTCCTGGGGGAGGACGGGACGGCCCGTTGCCGGTGGGCAGGTTCAGACCCTCTATATCTCTCGTACCACGACACCGAATGGGGGTTTCCGTCTCGCGACGACACGAGACTGTTCGAGAAACTGTGCCTCGAGGGTTTCCAGGCCGGACTGGCCTGGATCACGATCCTCCGCAAGCGCGACAACTTCAGGGCCGCGTTTTCCAATTTCGACATCCCGACCGTTGCCTCGTTCGGATCCGACGACGTGGAACGGTTGCTCGGCGACGCCGGCATCGTGCGGCATCGCGGGAAGATCGAGTCGGCGATCAGCAACGCCGGGAGGGCGCTGACCCTGATCGAGGAGTTCGGATCGCTTTCCTCCTACGTGTGGGGCCAGGCCCCGCCACCGCAACCGGCGCCGCGGAAACTCGAAGACCTCCCGGCCCTGACCGATGCCTCCACTGCGCTGAGCAAGGATCTCAAGAGACGGGGGTGGTCGTTCGTAGGCCCAACCACCCTCTACGCCTTCATGCAAGCGATGGGCCTGGTCAACGATCATCTGGCGGGATGCGAGATTCGGAGCCGCATCGAGCGACCGGGGTAG
- a CDS encoding nitroreductase family deazaflavin-dependent oxidoreductase — protein sequence MDDTTAAMLQRWFKRLNRWIMIPMWRLGLRRLINIWPTVGGRILVLVHTGRKTGARHLTPLNYAPSYSSVYVLAGFGARTDWYRNVLAGPAVEVWLPDGRWLAEATDVSDHPLRISIIRDILIASGFAAPVAGIDPRRLSDDELVAKTADYRLVELQYRADATGTSGPGDLAWIWVALGALFIMDKLRRK from the coding sequence ATGGATGACACAACCGCGGCCATGCTCCAGAGATGGTTCAAGAGGCTGAATCGCTGGATCATGATCCCCATGTGGAGACTTGGCCTCAGACGGCTCATCAACATCTGGCCGACCGTTGGGGGTCGAATCCTGGTCCTCGTCCACACCGGGCGAAAGACCGGTGCACGACACCTCACCCCACTCAACTATGCGCCATCCTATTCGTCGGTGTACGTGCTCGCCGGATTCGGCGCCCGCACAGACTGGTACCGCAACGTGCTGGCCGGTCCCGCCGTCGAGGTCTGGCTCCCCGATGGACGCTGGCTCGCCGAAGCAACCGACGTCTCCGACCACCCGCTCCGGATTTCGATAATCCGCGACATCCTCATCGCCAGCGGTTTCGCCGCTCCGGTAGCAGGGATCGACCCCAGACGCCTCTCCGACGATGAACTGGTCGCCAAGACGGCCGACTACCGGCTGGTCGAACTCCAGTACCGGGCCGACGCAACCGGAACGAGCGGACCGGGAGACCTCGCCTGGATCTGGGTTGCGCTGGGGGCCTTGTTCATTATGGACAAGCTGCGCAGGAAGTAG
- a CDS encoding molybdopterin-dependent oxidoreductase codes for MTTESSLKPRRPAAAGAVAVAVAFGVVELLSGLLSTGVSMVVAVGNLIIDLAPESVVRFGIRIFGFYDKPVLVAGIVVAGLVAGAAVGRLAVRSFGAAALAFVAAGAIGSIAAWQDPLVSRAQGIVAVWGGVFAGIAVLRFLTSRVAAAEQDESRRRFLVALGGFAAFAVLAATTGRLLVGRMRAAVSGREDVILPGPSSAQALPAQGDAIAVEGISELVTPNADFYRIDTAISVPRVDLDGWTLKISGMVDRPIELTFDDLLDLPMVERFVTLSCVSNRVGGSLVGHARWLGVPLRDLLDRAGVQEGATQIVGRSVDDFTVGFPAEAAFDGREAMVAIAMNGEPLPFEHGFPARLVVAGLYGYVSATKWLSEIELTTWDAFDAYWIPRGWSKEAPIKTQSRIDVPRQGEQLAAGTIPIAGVAWAPDRGIAGVEVQVDDGPWRQAELSTELSKDSWRQWAIDWEAAAGDHSIRVRATDADGATQTSDIAPPAPDGATGYHTRDVVIT; via the coding sequence ATGACTACCGAATCTTCCCTCAAACCGCGCCGTCCGGCCGCGGCCGGGGCGGTCGCAGTAGCTGTCGCCTTCGGCGTGGTCGAACTACTCTCCGGCCTGCTTTCGACTGGAGTGTCGATGGTCGTGGCCGTGGGCAACCTCATCATCGACCTAGCTCCGGAGAGCGTCGTCCGATTCGGTATCAGGATCTTCGGGTTCTACGACAAACCGGTGCTGGTGGCCGGGATCGTGGTTGCCGGATTGGTCGCCGGCGCCGCGGTAGGGCGTTTGGCGGTGCGTAGTTTCGGGGCGGCGGCCCTGGCATTTGTGGCCGCCGGCGCGATTGGATCGATCGCCGCATGGCAGGATCCGCTCGTCTCCCGTGCCCAGGGGATCGTCGCAGTGTGGGGTGGGGTGTTTGCGGGGATTGCGGTCCTCCGTTTCCTGACCAGCCGGGTGGCCGCGGCTGAGCAAGATGAGAGCCGCCGCCGCTTCCTCGTCGCCTTAGGAGGGTTCGCCGCATTCGCGGTCCTGGCGGCTACCACCGGCCGGCTGCTCGTCGGCCGCATGCGGGCCGCCGTCTCCGGTCGGGAGGACGTGATCTTGCCCGGCCCGTCGAGCGCACAGGCTCTGCCCGCCCAAGGTGACGCAATAGCGGTGGAGGGGATCTCCGAACTCGTGACCCCTAATGCGGACTTCTACCGCATCGATACTGCCATTTCGGTGCCGAGGGTCGATCTCGATGGATGGACGCTCAAGATCAGCGGTATGGTCGATCGGCCGATCGAGTTGACGTTCGATGACCTGCTCGACCTTCCCATGGTCGAGCGCTTCGTCACGTTGTCTTGTGTCTCGAACCGGGTTGGCGGGAGCCTCGTGGGGCATGCCAGATGGTTGGGAGTGCCGCTCCGTGACCTTCTCGACCGTGCCGGTGTGCAGGAGGGTGCGACGCAAATCGTCGGCCGGTCCGTCGACGATTTCACGGTCGGATTCCCGGCCGAAGCCGCCTTCGACGGACGGGAGGCGATGGTCGCCATTGCTATGAACGGTGAGCCACTTCCGTTCGAGCACGGGTTCCCCGCCCGGCTGGTTGTTGCCGGGCTCTACGGATACGTGTCGGCCACCAAGTGGTTGTCCGAGATAGAGCTGACTACCTGGGATGCGTTCGACGCCTACTGGATTCCGCGCGGATGGTCCAAGGAAGCTCCTATCAAGACGCAATCCCGGATCGACGTTCCGCGCCAGGGCGAGCAGTTGGCGGCCGGGACTATCCCGATCGCCGGGGTTGCCTGGGCTCCCGACCGCGGCATCGCCGGGGTCGAGGTCCAGGTCGATGACGGACCGTGGAGGCAGGCGGAGCTGTCGACCGAGCTCTCAAAGGACTCCTGGCGGCAGTGGGCGATCGACTGGGAAGCCGCGGCCGGCGATCACTCCATCAGAGTCCGTGCAACCGACGCCGATGGTGCAACTCAAACGTCCGACATCGCCCCTCCGGCTCCGGACGGCGCCACCGGCTATCACACGCGGGATGTCGTGATCACCTGA
- a CDS encoding MmcQ/YjbR family DNA-binding protein, with protein sequence MAHFDNPLQLLDSFAGATSGYPFGPGALVYKVGGKMFALVADDVEPFRISLKCEPDLALELRALYPGAVSAGYHLNKRHWNTIEMNDTLPKAELEEWISHSYDLVVAGLPRRQRETLR encoded by the coding sequence ATGGCGCACTTCGACAATCCTCTCCAACTCCTGGACTCATTTGCCGGTGCCACCTCCGGTTACCCATTCGGACCCGGTGCCCTGGTCTACAAGGTCGGCGGAAAGATGTTCGCTCTCGTAGCCGACGATGTCGAGCCGTTCAGAATCAGCCTGAAGTGCGAACCCGACCTGGCGTTGGAACTCCGGGCCCTGTATCCCGGAGCCGTCTCGGCCGGCTACCACCTGAACAAGCGCCATTGGAACACGATCGAAATGAACGACACGCTCCCGAAGGCAGAGCTCGAGGAATGGATCAGCCACTCATACGATCTCGTCGTAGCCGGGCTCCCGCGCCGTCAACGGGAAACCCTCAGGTGA
- a CDS encoding MBL fold metallo-hydrolase: MARFELLFAGYVTPGVASTVSYLEDGDSRIVVDPGMVPDRAVILEPLRALGVEPGSITDVVFSHHHPDHTLHAALFENARFHDHWAIYQGDRWTDRPAEGFRVSPDVQLIETPGHTLQDITTLVTTPSGVVACTHLWWNGDIEGDPRATNPELLGPNRARVKSLADVIVPGHGAPFEI; the protein is encoded by the coding sequence ATGGCCAGGTTCGAGTTGCTGTTTGCGGGATATGTGACGCCGGGTGTTGCGTCGACGGTGAGTTACCTAGAGGACGGGGACAGTCGGATCGTCGTCGACCCGGGCATGGTGCCCGACCGGGCGGTGATCCTGGAACCGCTGCGTGCACTCGGCGTAGAGCCGGGCTCGATCACAGACGTCGTTTTCTCCCATCATCATCCCGATCACACTTTGCATGCGGCGCTATTCGAGAATGCGCGGTTCCATGATCACTGGGCCATCTACCAGGGCGACCGGTGGACGGACCGCCCCGCAGAGGGTTTTCGGGTGTCGCCGGATGTGCAGTTGATAGAAACGCCCGGTCATACGCTCCAGGACATCACGACGTTGGTGACGACGCCGTCCGGTGTCGTGGCGTGCACCCATCTCTGGTGGAATGGAGACATCGAAGGCGACCCCCGCGCCACCAATCCGGAACTCCTCGGGCCGAATCGGGCGCGAGTGAAGTCCCTGGCGGATGTAATCGTCCCCGGCCACGGCGCCCCGTTCGAGATATGA
- a CDS encoding HAD-IB family hydrolase has product MTDLRPAAAFFDLDRTLISGSSAFSFGVTAWRQKLMPTSSLVRDAAGALIFRWFGATDDRSEAVRERILSAVAGVELVDLEEVGQAMIPRLASRVRPEATALIKMHQEAGRDTYIVSASPQEIVDRLAGAIGMTGGIGTQGEIIDGRYTGGLTGHFVYGEGKARAMRDLADGNNYDLSLCYSYSDSISDLPMMELVGHPVAVNPDGELADHARRRGWPIVIFSRTAKRVVAGTSATAGAVAAAIATYFLGRRHGRLAAGG; this is encoded by the coding sequence GTGACCGACCTCCGCCCTGCCGCCGCTTTCTTCGACCTCGACCGAACGTTGATCAGCGGATCGTCGGCCTTCTCCTTCGGGGTGACTGCGTGGCGTCAGAAACTGATGCCGACGAGCAGCCTCGTGCGGGACGCGGCGGGAGCCCTGATCTTCCGCTGGTTCGGAGCAACCGACGACCGATCCGAAGCCGTTCGCGAGCGGATCCTTTCGGCTGTGGCCGGCGTCGAACTGGTCGACCTCGAAGAGGTCGGCCAGGCCATGATCCCCCGGCTTGCGTCCCGCGTCCGACCGGAGGCAACGGCGCTCATCAAGATGCATCAGGAGGCCGGGCGCGATACCTATATCGTCTCCGCCTCTCCACAGGAGATCGTCGATCGATTGGCCGGGGCCATCGGCATGACCGGGGGGATCGGCACTCAGGGGGAGATCATCGACGGCCGCTACACCGGTGGCCTCACGGGCCATTTCGTTTACGGGGAGGGCAAGGCCCGGGCGATGCGCGACCTCGCCGATGGAAACAACTACGACCTGTCGCTCTGCTACTCATACAGCGACTCGATCAGCGACCTCCCGATGATGGAGCTCGTCGGCCATCCGGTGGCGGTCAATCCGGACGGTGAACTGGCCGATCACGCCCGTCGGCGCGGCTGGCCGATAGTGATCTTCTCCCGGACCGCTAAGAGGGTTGTGGCGGGAACCTCAGCAACCGCCGGAGCGGTCGCCGCCGCCATCGCGACCTATTTCCTCGGCCGCCGCCATGGACGTTTAGCTGCCGGAGGATGA